The Ignicoccus hospitalis KIN4/I genome includes the window GGAGTACCTCCACCTCCACCCGCTCCACCACTTAATCATCATAGTTTTTACAAGTGCCACAATAAAGTTCGTAGTTATCAGAAGCAACAACGTCGGGTACGTTACTGTAGCGAAGTTCACCAAGGCTCCGGAGCCCACGAAGAAGAGGGGCTCGAATAGACTGTGGTTAATGGTTTTCAGTTTCGATGTAAGCCACGGGCGCTCTGCCAAGTACTCGCTGGCGAGCACCCCCAAGAGCAGCGAGACCACCGCGCTGTTTAGGCCGAAGCTCTCAGAAGCGTACCCCAAGGTCAAAACCATCGAAATGATCAAGGTTAAAGGAAGCTCCTTGGCTAGGAACTGCTCCTCCGCTTCCAGTACCTTCCTAAATACAACCGTCCCGTACCTTATTGTTATTATTAAACCTATTGAGACAATGATCAACATGAGTACGTTCTTCAAAGATAATAAGAAAATTATAGTTACTGCTGTTATCTCACTGACGCTTAATATTGTTAAGACCTCTTCGAAGTTCTCCAGCTCCACGTGCTTCAAGAGGGTGTACGCCCTAAGAGTGCTCGGCATGGAGAATATCGTGGCCAACAAGATTGAGCTCTTGAAGTCCAATGAGGTCTGTAACAAGGCGAAGGAAATGGCGAAGGGCACTAAAAAGAATATCGTCCCCTTGATCACGTGTCTCCCCTTCACCTCTCTTATCAGCTTGCCCAACTCTTCGCTTCCCAAGAGGAAGGCGGTGAAGTTCAAGCCCACCACGAAGAGCAACGGGGCGTAGCGGTACTCCTCCTTCAGTTGGGTCAGTTGCGAGCCCAAGAGGCCTAGGGACAGGGGCCCGAGGAGCGAGGGGAGGCCCAGCTTCAAGGTGAGCTCTTCCGCGGCCTTCGCTAAGAGCAACGTTAAGCCTATCATCGAAATTATCACTTCTGCCTCCATTCTCTCTGGTCACCGGGCTCCGGCCGAGGGCGTTGGAGCGCACAAAAAACGCGAACTTAGAGGTCCCAACTGAATAGGGCCCCCGCGCGAAGGCCTCCGGTGGTGGCTTGAGGGCCGTAATACTCGTGGGCCCCATGGTTGACGAGTACGAGGTAGTCGTCCCCTACTCCCTCTTCAAGGCGTACGGCTTCGAGGTGGACATAGCCTCCTTCAAGGCGGGAGAGGAGGTGGTGGGGAAGAGGGGCGTCAAGCTGGAGCTGGTCCCCAACAAGAGCTTCTCCGAGTTAAAGGCGGACGAGTACGACGCCGTGATAATAGCCGGCGGCTACGCCCCGGACAAGGTGAGGAGGGACGAGAACGTTAAGAGGTTCGTGAGGGAGATGTACGAGAAGGGTAAGTTGGTCTTGAGCATATGCCACGGGGGCTGGGTGCTCATAAGCGCCGGCGTCGCTAAGGGGAAGAAGGTGACGGGGAGCAAGGGCATATGGGACGACTTGAGGAACGCCGGCGCGGAGCCCGTGGACGAGCCCTTAGTTATAGACGGCAACGTGGTGAGCGTGAAGACTTGGAGGGAGTTCGACCACCTAATAAAGAACTTCGACAAGGTTCTGAAGGCGATCAAGGGTACCTCCGGCTGAGCTCCGCCAGAGGGTGGCCGTGGGCGTGGAGCAAGAACTCCTTGTACCAGCCGAAGGGCGCGCAGACCACCTCGAACTCCTCGCCGAGCCTCTCGCAAGCCCTCCGGAGCAGCTCCCTCGCCTCCCCCGGAGGGGCGAGCTCGTTGGACAAGTGCGCGTAGGGGTAGAGCACTAAGCCCGACGGCTTGACCCTCTGGAACTGTACCCTAACGTCCTCTAGCAACTTCTCCAAGAGCTCTTCTGTATCACCCTTTTCCACGGTCAAGAAGATCACTAAGGGGTTCTCTCTGCACACCTCCTCCTTGGAGCTCAACTCTTCCGCACTCTTCAAGGCCTTTTTAGTGGGTTTGAAGCAGAACTTCTTCGCGTGTATAAATAAAGCCTTCAAAGGCCTTCCCCTCCAGAAAGGGGGCCGGGAGGTTTAGACTCCAAATGCTTACTGAGAATAACCTCGTCGCTCCGCCCCTCCTGGGGATGAGCCGTCAGAGGCGGCTGGAACTTCGAGGAGAAGCCGCTGTTGGTGTTCTGGGAGACCACCAAGGCGTGTAAGCTGGTCTGCAAGCACTGCAGGGCGGAGGCGATAGAGGAGCCCTTGCCGGACGAGCTCACCCACGAGGAGTCCTTGGCTCTAATAGACCAGATAACGGAGTTCGGCCGGCCTTACCCTCACTTGATAATGACCGGCGGAGACGTCTTAATGAGGAAGGACTTTTGGGACCTGGCGAGGTACTCCATCTCAAAAGGCATAAGGACCTTGGTGGCCCCGAGCGTCACCCCTCTCTTAACGGAAGAGAAGATAAAGAAGATGAAGGAAATCGGGATAATCGGGATGAGCCTCTCCTTGGACGGCGCGAGGGCGGAGACGCACGACTCCATTAGGGGGATAAACGGCATATTCGAAAGGACTGTAGAGCTAATGAACTTCGTCAAGAAGGATGTGGGCATGTTCCTCCAGATAAACACGGCGGTAATGAGGGACAACGTAGAGGAGCTCCCGGAGGTTTTCAAGCTCATAACGGACGCCGGAGTGGACGCTTGGGAGGTCTTCTACCTAATACTGACGGGAAGGGCCTCCAAGGATTTGGACCTCACTAAGGATGAATATTGGGACGTCTCCAACTTCTTGTACGACGCCTCCAAGTACGGGAAGACCACCATAAGGACCACCGAGGGCCCCTTCTTCCGGGTCGTGTACCGGCTTAGGACCGTCTTGGACGAGATGGGCAAGGGGCCCGAGGAGCTGGGGGTGGGGGAGTTATACTACAAGCTTAGGGAGAGGCTGGAAGAGCTAATGGGTCCGG containing:
- a CDS encoding threonyl-tRNA synthetase editing domain-containing protein — translated: MKALFIHAKKFCFKPTKKALKSAEELSSKEEVCRENPLVIFLTVEKGDTEELLEKLLEDVRVQFQRVKPSGLVLYPYAHLSNELAPPGEARELLRRACERLGEEFEVVCAPFGWYKEFLLHAHGHPLAELSRRYP
- a CDS encoding type 1 glutamine amidotransferase domain-containing protein, translating into MRAVILVGPMVDEYEVVVPYSLFKAYGFEVDIASFKAGEEVVGKRGVKLELVPNKSFSELKADEYDAVIIAGGYAPDKVRRDENVKRFVREMYEKGKLVLSICHGGWVLISAGVAKGKKVTGSKGIWDDLRNAGAEPVDEPLVIDGNVVSVKTWREFDHLIKNFDKVLKAIKGTSG
- a CDS encoding cation:proton antiporter; amino-acid sequence: MEAEVIISMIGLTLLLAKAAEELTLKLGLPSLLGPLSLGLLGSQLTQLKEEYRYAPLLFVVGLNFTAFLLGSEELGKLIREVKGRHVIKGTIFFLVPFAISFALLQTSLDFKSSILLATIFSMPSTLRAYTLLKHVELENFEEVLTILSVSEITAVTIIFLLSLKNVLMLIIVSIGLIITIRYGTVVFRKVLEAEEQFLAKELPLTLIISMVLTLGYASESFGLNSAVVSLLLGVLASEYLAERPWLTSKLKTINHSLFEPLFFVGSGALVNFATVTYPTLLLLITTNFIVALVKTMMIKWWSGWRWRYSALTSVKGGIDTALLASQYKVNGISLDLYSSSITVVTLNTLTFGSLAVTRKRGRKVALRFCDLKLVRAAVELSEPLTSALKMFEEGIEAVVVVDAANWPVGYLSAADVLHLKDKADKVRVYEVYREGVPVFDCEDRLTKAMVLEEEIDEYPVIAVVKGSFGYFGSVQTRAVLKKLAEAVSP